CTCTGGCCGTTGTAATTGCGCCACAGTTCCCCCTTTCCAGACGTGCCGTTCGGACATTTATCGATAACCCCTTGCGGCTCTTGCGAGATCCTTTGGCGTGCCGATGTCGATGTAGCTGCCATCGGAGAACGGTACGCATTCTACGTGCATCCCATGCTCCACTGCCGACTTGATCACGGCTCCAACCGGCACATCGCCCTGTGCATCAAGACGCCGCTCACCTCCCAGCCCGACCTCTCTTTTCATGTCGTCTGAGCGCAAAAATTCATGTAGAAAGCGTGTGAATACAGGCGTCCAGACAGCACAGGCCCAGGCGAATCGCAGATGCGTCGTGTCCGGCTTCAGAAACACAGCTTTGACCCGGGAATGCGCATCGTATTCAACCATGTCCATCGCCCGACAATCGTCAATTACTGGGAACAGCCCCAGGACGATGTCGCACCCACCTTTCCTCAATTGTCCCAATAACGGTCCGAATATATCGGCAGGTTCCAAGAGAATATCGGGAAAGCCGAAAGCAACAATCTGGTCTCTTATGAAGGGGTAGGCACGATCCACGCTGTCAGGCGGGCCACAGGAATCTGGGATGACAAGATAGGCAAGATCCATCCCGACGTTCCGACCGTCGCCAAAATAAGCTGGAATGTCCCATTTGCCCTCCCGAATGACGATGTAGGCCTTCGGTACATTCGCAGCCCTGAGCTTGTCGAGTAAATATTCCG
The DNA window shown above is from Nitrospira tepida and carries:
- a CDS encoding nucleotidyltransferase family protein; translated protein: MKLGKREVVGVIPAAGRSRRLGLLPCSKEIFPVGFSAERGNAPSRPKVAAEYLLDKLRAANVPKAYIVIREGKWDIPAYFGDGRNVGMDLAYLVIPDSCGPPDSVDRAYPFIRDQIVAFGFPDILLEPADIFGPLLGQLRKGGCDIVLGLFPVIDDCRAMDMVEYDAHSRVKAVFLKPDTTHLRFAWACAVWTPVFTRFLHEFLRSDDMKREVGLGGERRLDAQGDVPVGAVIKSAVEHGMHVECVPFSDGSYIDIGTPKDLARAARGYR